GCATCACCGTGCGAGAACTTCCGAACGGCCTCACCGTAATTATTTGCCGACGCCCGGAAGCGCCAGTTTTTTCTTTCAGTACGTTCGTCGATGCCGGGTCTGTTCAGGATCCCCGCGGCAAGACCGGCCTGGCTCACATGATGGAGCACATGGCGTTCAAGGGCACCGACAAGATCGGCACCACCAACTACACGGCAGAGAAGGCCGCCCTCGATCAGGTCGAAGCTGCTTATGCCGCTTACAACCGCGAGCGGCTGAAGCGGGTGGGTCGCGATGACAAGAAGGTCGCCGCGCTTGAGAAAGCATGGAAAGACGCCACGTCACGAGCCGACAAGTACGTCATCAAGAACCAGTTTGGGGAAATCGTCGAGCGTGAAGGCGGCGTCGGACTGAATGCCGGCACTGGATACGACGAGACTGAATACCTCTACTCGATGCCGGTGAACCGCACAGAACTCTGGGCGTACCTGGAATCCGAGCGCTTCCTGCATCCCACGATGCGCGAGTTTTACAAGGAGCGTGACGTCGTCATCGAAGAGCGCCGGATGCGGACAGATAGTCAGCCGATTGGCCGCCTCGTCGAGCAGTTCCTTGGTGCCGCGTTCAGCGCCAGCGCCTATCACAGGCCCACCGTCGGGTATATGAGCGATCTCAACGAGTTCTCTGCGACCGACGCGATTAACTTCTTCAAGACGTACTACGTGCCCAGCAACATGGTGGTTTCGGTCACCGGCGATGTCGATCCCGCCAAGATCATGCCCGTGATCGAACGCTACTTCGGGCGCATCCCCTCCGGCGCCAAGCCGACTGAATATTTCACTAACGAGCCGCCGCAGAATTCCGAGCGCCAGGTGATTCTTCGCGATCCGTCGCAGCCCTTTTACATAGAGGGCTACCATCGCCCCGACTACCGCGATCCTGATGACGCCGTTTACGATGCCATCACCGATCTCATGTCCAGCGGACGCACCTCGCGCCTCTATCGCTCGCTCGTGCGCGACAAGAAGATTGCTGCCTTTGCCGCCGGATTCTCAGGATTTCCCGGAACCAAGTATCCGCACCTGTTCGCTTTCTACGCAGTTCCCACGCCCGGCCACACGCCCAAGGAGATGGCGGACGGCATCCGCGCAGAAATCGAACGCCTCAAAACACAGGACGTCACTGACGACGAACTCAAGATGGTGAAGACACGCGCCAAGGCATCGCTCATTCGTTCGCTGGACAGCAACTCCGGCCTCGCCTCCAACCTCGCCACCATGCAAGCACGATACGGGGATTGGCGCGAACTCTTCCGGCAGGTCGATCGCATCGACCGCGTCACGAAGGAAGACATACGCCGCGTAGCCAAAAAGACCTTCGTAGAGAACAACCGTACAGTCGGCTTGATTGAAACCGCCGCTCCTGCCGCCTCCAATAAAGGAGGAAAGTAATGATGACAACTCAACGAAATCTGCTGACCATCAACGTTGTTTTTGGACTCCTGCTCTCGTCGGTGTCTCTCTTTGCGCAGACCGCAACTGCGCCGAAGGCTCCGCAGAACAACCCGACCGCCGCTCCTTCGCCGACCAGTGTGCCGCCTGCCACCAAGCCAACCATCAACGCGCCTGTCCCCAAGTCTTGGAAACAGATTCGCATTCCAGCACTGCCTGACTGGAAGCCGCGTCAGCCCAATCGCATAGAGCTCTCCAATGGCATGGTCGTATTCCTACAGGAGGACCACGAACTGCCTCTCATCGAAGGCTCGATGCGGATTCGTGGCGGCTCGCGGGTTGAGCCAGCAGCCAAGATCGGGCTTGTAGATACGTTCGGCGAAGTTTGGCGCACCGGCGGCACTGCCAGCAAGACTGGCGATCAGCTCGATGACTTTCTGGAGGCGCGAGCTGCGAAACTGGAAACAAATGGCGGTATTGACAGCACCACCATCGGCTTCTCCTGCCTTAAGCAGGATTTCAACGACGTCTTCGGACTGTTTGTAGAACTCCTTCGCGAACCGGCGTTCCGCGAAGACAAGATCGCTCTTGCCAAGGACCAGCTCAATACCGGGATTTCGCGGCGTAACGACGACAGCGGCTCCATCGCCGTTCGCGAGTCCACGCGCCTCGCGTACGGCAAGGACAATCCTTACGCGCGAATTCCCGAATACTTCACCGTTGCAGCCATTAATCGCCAAGACCTCGTCAATTGGCACAAGCAGTACGTTCACCCCAACAACATCATCATCGGCATCTCTGGCGACTTCGACGCCAAGCAAATGGAATTGCGCCTGCGCCAAGCGTTCGAGTCTTGGCCGAAAGGCCCGGAAGCTCCGAAGGTCAACATCGCCATAGAAGCCGCGAAGCCCGGCCTCTACGTCGTCAACAAAGAGGACGTTAACCAGAGTGAGATCCAAATGGTCGCGCCCGGCATAGTGCGCAGCAATCCCGACTACTTTGCCGTTAGCGTTATGAATGAAATCTTCGGCGGCGGGTTCTCGTCTCGTCTGTTCACTAACCTGCGCACGAAGAAAGGACTCGCGTACTCGGTCGGCGGCGGCGTTGGCTCAGGTTGGGATCATCCTGGCATATTCCGCCTGGCAATGGGTACGAAGAGCGCGAGCACTGTGGAAGCGATCCAGGGCCTCTGGGCTGAGGCAGAAGACATAGTCAAGAATCCGCCTACCGAGGTCGAACTGAAGCGTGGCAAGGACTCCATTCTGAACGGGTTCGTCTTCAACTTCGATTCGCCCGCGAAGGTAATGCTTGAGAAGATGCGCTATGAGTTCTATGGCTATCCTCTCGATTTCCTTGAGCGCTACCGCGCGGAGGTCGAGAAGGTCACTGTTGCGGATGTCGCTCGCGTGGCGAAGAAATATGTGCACCGCGACCAACTGGCAGTTCTCGTCGTAGGCAATGCCGGCGAGTTCGACAAACAACTCGCGGCACTTGGGCCGGTGACTCCCGTGGATATCACAATTCCAACAGGGGAAGCTCCCGCTAGCGGAGCAGGAGCAGCCGAACCCAGGGCGGCTGTCTCGAACCCTGGAGGCAAGCAGCTTATCGCCAAGGTCATTCAGTTCCTCGGCGGGGACGCCAAGTTGCAGTCCGTCAAGACTCTCGGACAGCGCGGCACTTCGCTACGCAAAACTCCGCAAGGCGAGTTGCCACTCGGCATCACCGGAACGGTGATCTATCCAGACCGCACGGCTGTCATCTACAGCATTGGCGGTCAGGAAATCCGCAACGTTGTCACCCCTGCTCTGGCGTTCGCCGCGATGCCGGACGGCGTTCGAGACATGCCGGACTCGATGAAAGAGGACAGCCTCAAGAGCCTCCGCCGCGACATCATCAACGTCGCGCAACACGCAGATGACCCGAAGTACCTCTTCGCCGCCAACGGCACCGAGAACCTTGACGGGAAGCAAGCCGCCATTTTCGACATCAATGCCGACGGTGCCGAAGCGCGCTGGTACATAGACCCCAATACCGGCGAGGTCCTTCGCAGCCTCTCAACAGTCATGGGACAAACCGGACCCGCCGAGCGAGAGGTGGACTACTCCGCATGGAAAGACTTTGGCGGCGTCAAGATGTTCACGGTGCGCACTCTGAAGGAAAACGGCCAGCAAATCGCCAGCGACACCATAGAGGAGTGGACGATTAACCCGCAGGTAGATCCCAAACTTTTCGACAAACCAGCACCGGCCAAACAAGCTCAATAGTCCCCGAGGCTTTATAAGCCCGTGCTGTTCCTGAAAGCAGTTGCCAAGCAATAAGAAACAGGGGCCTAAGCCCCTGTTTACTTGTTCCAAGTATCGCCCCGGCAATCGAGAACTAAGCTTCACTCTCCGGTTCGTCATCGCCGAATATCTCGTCGAACGATGAACGCGTCGCAATCTCAACGGAACTGACGATATCGCC
This is a stretch of genomic DNA from Clostridia bacterium. It encodes these proteins:
- a CDS encoding pitrilysin family protein — encoded protein: MMTTQRNLLTINVVFGLLLSSVSLFAQTATAPKAPQNNPTAAPSPTSVPPATKPTINAPVPKSWKQIRIPALPDWKPRQPNRIELSNGMVVFLQEDHELPLIEGSMRIRGGSRVEPAAKIGLVDTFGEVWRTGGTASKTGDQLDDFLEARAAKLETNGGIDSTTIGFSCLKQDFNDVFGLFVELLREPAFREDKIALAKDQLNTGISRRNDDSGSIAVRESTRLAYGKDNPYARIPEYFTVAAINRQDLVNWHKQYVHPNNIIIGISGDFDAKQMELRLRQAFESWPKGPEAPKVNIAIEAAKPGLYVVNKEDVNQSEIQMVAPGIVRSNPDYFAVSVMNEIFGGGFSSRLFTNLRTKKGLAYSVGGGVGSGWDHPGIFRLAMGTKSASTVEAIQGLWAEAEDIVKNPPTEVELKRGKDSILNGFVFNFDSPAKVMLEKMRYEFYGYPLDFLERYRAEVEKVTVADVARVAKKYVHRDQLAVLVVGNAGEFDKQLAALGPVTPVDITIPTGEAPASGAGAAEPRAAVSNPGGKQLIAKVIQFLGGDAKLQSVKTLGQRGTSLRKTPQGELPLGITGTVIYPDRTAVIYSIGGQEIRNVVTPALAFAAMPDGVRDMPDSMKEDSLKSLRRDIINVAQHADDPKYLFAANGTENLDGKQAAIFDINADGAEARWYIDPNTGEVLRSLSTVMGQTGPAEREVDYSAWKDFGGVKMFTVRTLKENGQQIASDTIEEWTINPQVDPKLFDKPAPAKQAQ
- a CDS encoding pitrilysin family protein, coding for MKRLKTSFFLPLLLLAVLAAPLVAQDLASFEKRITVRELPNGLTVIICRRPEAPVFSFSTFVDAGSVQDPRGKTGLAHMMEHMAFKGTDKIGTTNYTAEKAALDQVEAAYAAYNRERLKRVGRDDKKVAALEKAWKDATSRADKYVIKNQFGEIVEREGGVGLNAGTGYDETEYLYSMPVNRTELWAYLESERFLHPTMREFYKERDVVIEERRMRTDSQPIGRLVEQFLGAAFSASAYHRPTVGYMSDLNEFSATDAINFFKTYYVPSNMVVSVTGDVDPAKIMPVIERYFGRIPSGAKPTEYFTNEPPQNSERQVILRDPSQPFYIEGYHRPDYRDPDDAVYDAITDLMSSGRTSRLYRSLVRDKKIAAFAAGFSGFPGTKYPHLFAFYAVPTPGHTPKEMADGIRAEIERLKTQDVTDDELKMVKTRAKASLIRSLDSNSGLASNLATMQARYGDWRELFRQVDRIDRVTKEDIRRVAKKTFVENNRTVGLIETAAPAASNKGGK